tgctcatattggctcctacatattctacgaagatctttatcggtcagaccgcataacaacatacgttgttccctttgtcatcggtatgttacttgcccgagattcgatcgtcggtatctcaatacctagttcaatctcgttaccggcaagtctctttactcgttccataatacatcatcccgcaactaactcattagttgcaattcttgcaaggcttaagtgatgtgcattactgagtgggcccagagatacctctccgacaatcggagtgacaaatcctaatctcgaaatacgccaacccaacaagtaccttcggagacacctgtagagcacctttataatcatccagttacgttgtgacgtttgatagcacacaaagtgttcctccggtaaacgggagttgcataatctcatagtcataggaacatgtataagtcatgaagaaagcaatagaaacatactaaacgatcgagtgctaagctaacggaatgggtcaagttaatcacatcattctcctaatgatgtgatcccgttaatcaaatgacaactcatctcaatggctaggaaacataaccatctttgatcaacgagctagtcaagtagaggcatactagtgacactcagtttgtctatgtattcacacaagtattatgtttccggttaatacaattctagcatgaataataaacatttatcatgatataaggaaataaataataactttattattgcctctagggcatatttccttcacttctatCATGTTTCTCTTCGAGAACAACTTTGTTGACCCTCAGTATTTCGAAGACTAGTTTTTCTCCAGTATTTTTGAGTTCGTTCTATCTTTCACAGAGAAGAGCTGTCTTTTCTGTTTTGTGCCTCTAAGTTCTTTTATTCTAGGTGCTATCAAGTGCTTAGAATTTTGAGAGGCTTACTGGACAGCTTGGTAGGAATCACGCACTTCCTCCTGCCAAATTAATTTTTTCCTGATTAACTATCAGGATTATGCCCTCTCTCTATGTGCGCCGTGCGCGCGCACACGCACCCCCATACCCCTTTGTAGTAACAGAGGTTGTTGAGTAGTTTTGGGAGTTCTTTGAGAGCAGTTTCCTTGTGAGTTTGAAGGCCAAGATTATCCCTTTCTCGACCTCCTTCATTTGTGTTAAAATCCCTTTGCTTCAAGCCtaccattctctctctctctctctctctctctctctctctctctctctctctctctctctctctctgaagatAGTACATTGGAGATGTTTTGAGCAGTTCATTCAACCGAATTTGCTTGTTACTTTTGAAGGGTGCGTGTGTCCTCTAGATGGTTAAAATTCACCTGAGATACTTCAAGTTTTGGTGAAGGATTCAAGACGTTTGTACAAGGGTCGATGATTGCCTTCTTTGTGGAAGatcaactccaagttaagtcttGACCTTTTATGGTACCAAGTCATGATGGTACCAAGTCAAGATGTAATAGGTGGCCATGCACTTAGTGGGCTCTTTGTGGGCAACATTGTCGTGATGGTCCGAACCTCCATCAACGAGGAGTAGGATAGCGCCAATTAtttgaacctaggtaaaacatatAGTTTTTTCTTCTTGGAAAGAGCCCCCTATAGTATAAATAGGAACCCAAAGCCACACTCCTGAGCAGTTGAATATAGGTGGTGGGATTGTACATCAATTCTCCGGACAAAACAAGCAATGCTCACTTGCTATGCAATGCTAACTTGCAGTCTTTTGTGCCCAGGTTTGCTTTTCGATATCCCACAATGCTATGGGAACATTTATCTTTTTTGGAAACATTATATCCCTCCTCTCCCATAGAACTTGGAACAAAAATTAAGAGGCTTCCCACATGAAACTCCAAAGTTGTAAACTGAAACTTTACTGAGTCCCAACATACGCCCAAATTTTTAATTAACACATAGACATAATTCAACTTTTTTTTTCGAACTTTGAATGGCGTTGAGAGAACTTTTGACATAATTCTGAAGCCTCCAACTGAAGTTAAGATTAGCTTCTCGACAAGGCATTTTGACCTTTTAAACTAAATTTTAGATACTTTCTTGTAAAAAACTTGAAATCAAGAAACTTTTCTCTGCATATAGGGGAACTTTATAGCTTCGCACTACATTTTTGTCCAACTGGAAATGGAAAGAAAAAAACTTGTATTTTGCATGATTTTAGTCTATTAGATTAGTGCAGCAATTTTCTAGTGGTTTTGATGGTGGGAAAAGGGAgactttagagcatctccaacaacaaCCCTATTTTTGGGCACGAAAACATGGTGGAGTAAAACATTTGGGGCACATAAACGCTTTTTTTTGGCACGAGCAAGTGCCGTGTACAACAACAGCCTTACAATAGGGCACAAAAACGATTATTTTTGGGCACGAAATAGGGTAAACTGCTCCAACAGCTGCCCTAAAATAGGGCAGTAGCGGCGGCGAGGGTATCGGGTCGGTGGCGGGGTCGAAGGAGCCAGCCATGATGCGTGGCGATCGGCCTGCGGGCGGATCCGAGGGTTTTCGACTGCATACAAGCGTCCCGAAGCAGCCTCACTTCTTTGGACATCCACCGAAGTGCCAAAAGTTTGCCGCACGAGGAGCCTCTATTTAGGGCTGCccaaatatatttttttcttacAAAGTTTTTTAGATTGGAGAGTTGTTGGAGGCCTTTTTTTGACTTTTCGTGCTCTAAAAACGACCGACGCCTAAAAATAGGGCTGCTGTTGGAGATGCTTTTAGGCAGTTATAAGCCTGTCATGTTTTGATGCATCTCGCGCCGTATTCGGAGTAATTTTGCATCTTGTGCTTCTAATTTTGCAAACACCTGAGTTTCCTTTTATTCATTCCTCCTGTACAATATGTTACCACGCTCCAAACCACCATTGCTGATCCAACCAACCTGTACTGTACATACGGTGCTTCTCAGTGCCCAGGCAGCCAACATCGCTCTGCTCTCTCAGCCAACTTCTGGGTCAGGCCATCAATCATGGCCTGAACACAGCTCGCAACTCTCCTGATCTCTCGCCAGCCCATCATCTCTCCTTAACTAACAACTACGGAGTAGTACTATGCTACTACATAATGCTGCAGCCGGTATCCTGTTCTTGGTGCTGATAAGCAGGAGGAGCATGGTAGGAGGAGTAAACCGGGTAGGACGGCATGGCGTTGTACTGCTGATAGGCGGGGTACGTGATCGGCGCAACCGCGTTCTGAGAGtagccgcccccgccgccacctTTGGAACCGCCATCCTCCTTGCCGCCAAAgctcccgccgccgtcgccgccgtatcCATAGCCGTCCTTCTTCTTCTCGCCGGCGCCGTACCCATAGGCGGCGCCGTAGCCATCCTTCTTCTTGTCGTCGCCGGACGACACGCTGAGGAGCTCTGCGTAGCCTAGGCTGCGCCGGAGCACCGTCGTCAGCGTGATCGGGTCGACACTGTCCCCGACGATGATGATCTTTTCCCCCTCCATCGCCGCGGATGTCACGCCTGCAGAATTGAAATTGAGCACCTCCTCGTAAGCACAAGAAGAAGATTGGAACGACGGATTATGGATTAACCGATTAACTGTTATCTGTGGCTTGTTCATACCTGACATGCCAACGGCAGCCTTGAAggccttcctcctcttcctctcgtCATCCAGAGCCAACTTGAGAACAATCTTTTGCTGCAACAAATACAAAAAATTCAGAACGACGCACAAAATTGAGCAAACTGAACACTTTGTCCCGAAACAAGACAAGCAGGTAACATACCTTAACCATCCTGCGACTTGCACCAAATCCCACACAACCTCTAGTCGATTTGTCCTTTTAGCTAGATTTGCAGCAGACTAAGCAGACTAGCTACTCTTGAAGAGTGGTTTTGCTTTCGTGCAATGTGACAGATGCAACAGACGAGCCCCCTCTTATGAGCAAGAAGACGTTCTGGCCATTTATAGGCTGGCAGAGAGAAGAGGAACGAGCGAAGCAGCAACGAAGGGTCTGGAGAGAGAAATGTGGCCAAATGGGACAAACAACTAATCAGCCAATCAAACAGTGCATTCTCTATACTGAATTATTGACGCGCCTGGCTCTGTGCCAAACGCTCGAGCTGGCTGCTGCTCCTCCCTGAAGCTCAATATCGTATTAGTGGTTGACGCTCTCTGCTCGGTGCTAATGCGGCAGAAGTTTCCACGCATTTGCTCTTGCTCCAAATTATCACACAGCGCGcgcgcgcgctctctctctctctcttcagaaAGACAGACACAAAGGTAACTTGCTAATCTCCTGTGCTGGCACATTTTCGTGCTGTTGACAGTTAACCTCGTCGAAAGAGGTGTTGAAATATATCGTCTGCCCGTTTTTATAAGTTTCGATTTTTGAATGGGTTGGCTGAAGCATGAAtttaatacagttttgctaaagcacatctagatgtgtcctaagtattgcacatctaagtctcaTATCCTTGATTTTACACAGAGATTTGTGCAAACATTttctttcctctctttttttcctttctagtttgattgagCCACTTAAATATGCAATAACTAGGGCACATTTAGATGTGCCATAGACATAGTATCATAGTCAAGAGGCCTCAAGTTTAAAGACCTTGTCAACGCAGTATTAGAAAAATACGACTTTAAATCTATCCGACGTCTAAGTCTAAATAAGCCTAGATGTGAGAGAGATTGTCAAAATGTATTGTCTGCATGTCTTCATCAATTCCGAATTTTGAAGTAACTGGTTGGAGCAAAAAAAAAATGGAAAAGGAGGCTCACCCCTGGCCTCTACATTTGCGGTCATATTATTAAATAGTATGAATAAAAACAACTGGTTGGAGCATGAATCCAGTATAGTGTTCGAGTCAAGAGATCTTATGTTTAAGATCCTATCAACTGAGACTTCAAATTTAGTCAGAGATCATGAAGGATAGAGACAGAATTAGTTTAAACCAATAACGACTTGGCTTGTGTTCTAAGCCTATCACACGTTGTACTTCTATATATATCAGAACAATACAATAGATAATTTTCTATATTTTTTAGAACGATTAGTCAAACGACACCGATCATAGGTTCCTTCACCCTTTGGTGGAGCGCCGCCCCTACGAGATTAATCTTCTCACCTCGGTGGCGCAACACCTGATCGA
This window of the Triticum aestivum cultivar Chinese Spring chromosome 5D, IWGSC CS RefSeq v2.1, whole genome shotgun sequence genome carries:
- the LOC123124667 gene encoding heavy metal-associated isoprenylated plant protein 32, giving the protein MVKQKIVLKLALDDERKRRKAFKAAVGMSGVTSAAMEGEKIIIVGDSVDPITLTTVLRRSLGYAELLSVSSGDDKKKDGYGAAYGYGAGEKKKDGYGYGGDGGGSFGGKEDGGSKGGGGGGYSQNAVAPITYPAYQQYNAMPSYPVYSSYHAPPAYQHQEQDTGCSIM